A stretch of the Archangium violaceum genome encodes the following:
- a CDS encoding FIST signal transduction protein, producing the protein MARVKMQTVRTTRADPIAAAEELVGQLEGAAPRLVTLFASRERDQLALNRAVRERLPPGTRLVGATTAGELDNQGIHSGSVVLGALSGDFEVGLGLGTGLSLDAVGAGASAIKRAAQDLGVRQSDIEPRQFVGLVIDDGFRYKKEELLLGILEKNQTLVLVGGGAADHEQDPAKQSALIHVDGEVTTDAVVVALFKTSAPWGALRSHWYQATGERLTITRVDESATRALEIDGKPAAARYAEMLGVSEEDLEFGKPRGFAVHPTALKVGREYFIRAPWKPLPDGSILFANLLEEGTELELMKMGDMAGMTRHFFQEELPRRVPNPQAALLFHCSGRMWYAGSTGTVAQLADTLRHAPTAAGMNVHFEIYSGFHINTTLTVLAFGGN; encoded by the coding sequence TTGGCTCGAGTGAAGATGCAGACGGTCCGTACCACCAGGGCGGACCCCATCGCGGCCGCGGAGGAGCTCGTCGGACAGCTGGAGGGAGCGGCCCCCCGGCTCGTCACCCTCTTCGCCTCGCGCGAGAGGGATCAGCTCGCGCTCAACCGCGCCGTGCGCGAGCGGCTGCCCCCGGGCACGCGCCTGGTGGGCGCCACCACCGCCGGCGAGCTGGACAACCAGGGCATCCACTCCGGCAGCGTGGTGCTCGGCGCGCTCTCCGGTGACTTCGAGGTGGGCCTGGGCCTGGGCACCGGCCTGTCCCTGGACGCCGTGGGCGCCGGCGCCTCCGCCATCAAGCGCGCCGCGCAGGACCTGGGCGTGCGCCAGTCGGACATCGAGCCGCGCCAGTTCGTGGGCCTCGTGATCGACGACGGCTTCCGCTACAAGAAGGAGGAGCTGCTGCTCGGCATCCTCGAGAAGAACCAGACGCTGGTGCTGGTGGGCGGTGGCGCCGCCGACCACGAGCAGGATCCGGCGAAGCAGTCCGCCCTCATCCACGTGGACGGCGAGGTGACCACCGACGCGGTGGTGGTGGCCCTCTTCAAGACGAGCGCCCCCTGGGGTGCCCTCCGCTCGCACTGGTACCAGGCCACCGGCGAGCGCCTCACCATCACCCGCGTCGACGAGAGCGCCACCCGCGCCCTGGAAATCGATGGCAAGCCGGCCGCCGCGCGCTACGCGGAGATGCTGGGCGTGTCGGAGGAAGACCTCGAGTTCGGCAAGCCCCGCGGCTTCGCCGTCCACCCCACCGCCCTCAAGGTGGGCCGCGAGTACTTCATCCGCGCCCCGTGGAAGCCCCTGCCCGATGGCTCCATCCTCTTCGCCAACCTCCTGGAGGAGGGCACCGAGCTGGAGCTCATGAAGATGGGCGACATGGCCGGCATGACGCGCCACTTCTTCCAGGAGGAGCTGCCCCGCCGCGTCCCCAACCCCCAGGCCGCCCTGCTTTTCCATTGCAGTGGGCGCATGTGGTACGCCGGCTCCACGGGAACCGTCGCTCAGCTGGCGGACACCTTGCGCCACGCCCCCACGGCGGCTGGAATGAACGTGCACTTCGAGATCTACTCGGGGTTCCACATCAATACGACGCTGACGGTCCTGGCGTTCGGGGGAAACTGA
- a CDS encoding cytochrome c3 family protein translates to MSGKEALCVPSHSSVRTPGRLTRVWLATLALLGAGCSEQLEAVESQAPTSLAQSLSDAAASRPCPQPEPVGLALEVEDGAGVPLKVRAGQTFFINQLDLRATVTATRDEGVDGLRKAGDFKHLPWQGVTLADEEPVLLANGNGTYTRRRFYRDAKWMEQPSVFTVQPVDARGRATGRTISLHIGKDDKRRSNDDFFIRRLRAIQWTRDCRSVTDCKSARNYEEEALVEVRNARAGATRFTLSPNTRALRLRWSLRPHADYTIPVEQVEETSYDYGFSIDVQALTPPRADGTYAPGTAITFQLSLRDGAGKRLHPRGSLPSYNEVVFGQNEPGIQYYNAFFDPTTTYYRRKHRERMLMTQIIGPAQRIQPIRSIVDMDAFLGPDDVQTIGTLERDGVFAQFQTFPPANKLFGGAFFPEEGRWDAPVSDTWTYTLPENAEPGTYLVTVKGRRVFLGEDVPASRTVEIQVGTPEHTEARLTTGKCSTCHNEGGELSTVLHANDNRAACAGCHAPLGFELEGPIVVRAHFIHARSDRFDAPKAKCSSCHLTPESVQRTSKAACLSCHTSYPKSHVEKFGPIESMYVGGGRESFQQCTGACHKTHPGSGL, encoded by the coding sequence ATGAGCGGGAAGGAAGCACTCTGCGTGCCGTCGCACTCGTCTGTCCGCACCCCGGGCCGTCTGACCCGCGTGTGGCTCGCGACGCTGGCCCTGCTGGGAGCGGGTTGCTCGGAGCAGCTCGAGGCGGTGGAGAGCCAGGCGCCCACCTCGCTCGCGCAGAGCCTGTCGGACGCCGCGGCCTCGCGCCCCTGCCCCCAGCCCGAGCCGGTGGGACTGGCGCTCGAGGTGGAGGATGGTGCGGGCGTTCCCCTCAAGGTGCGCGCCGGGCAGACCTTCTTCATCAACCAGTTGGATCTGCGCGCCACGGTGACGGCGACCCGGGACGAGGGCGTGGACGGCCTGCGCAAGGCGGGTGACTTCAAGCACCTGCCCTGGCAGGGCGTGACGCTGGCGGACGAGGAGCCCGTGCTCCTGGCCAACGGCAACGGCACCTACACCCGCCGCCGCTTCTACCGCGACGCGAAGTGGATGGAGCAGCCCAGCGTCTTCACCGTGCAGCCGGTGGACGCCCGCGGCCGCGCCACCGGCCGGACCATCTCCCTGCACATCGGCAAGGACGACAAGCGCAGGTCCAACGACGACTTCTTCATCCGCCGGCTGCGCGCCATCCAGTGGACCCGCGACTGCCGCTCCGTCACGGACTGCAAGAGCGCGAGGAACTACGAGGAGGAGGCGCTCGTCGAGGTGCGCAACGCCCGCGCCGGCGCCACCCGGTTCACCCTGTCGCCCAACACCCGCGCCCTGCGCCTGCGCTGGTCGCTGCGCCCCCACGCCGACTACACCATCCCCGTGGAGCAGGTGGAGGAGACCTCCTACGACTACGGCTTCTCCATCGACGTCCAGGCGCTCACCCCGCCGCGCGCCGACGGCACCTACGCGCCCGGCACGGCCATCACCTTCCAGCTCTCGCTGCGCGACGGAGCAGGCAAGCGCCTCCATCCCCGGGGGAGCCTGCCCTCGTACAACGAGGTCGTTTTCGGGCAGAATGAGCCGGGCATCCAGTACTACAACGCCTTCTTCGACCCGACCACCACGTACTACCGCCGCAAGCACCGTGAGCGCATGCTGATGACGCAGATCATCGGGCCCGCCCAGCGCATCCAGCCCATCCGCAGCATCGTGGACATGGACGCGTTCCTGGGCCCCGATGACGTGCAGACCATCGGCACGCTCGAGCGCGACGGTGTCTTCGCCCAGTTCCAGACCTTCCCGCCCGCCAACAAGCTCTTCGGCGGCGCCTTCTTCCCGGAGGAGGGGCGCTGGGACGCGCCGGTGAGCGACACGTGGACGTACACGCTGCCGGAGAACGCCGAGCCCGGCACCTACCTGGTGACGGTGAAGGGCCGCCGCGTCTTCCTGGGCGAGGACGTGCCCGCCAGCCGCACCGTGGAAATCCAGGTGGGCACCCCCGAGCACACCGAGGCGCGGCTCACCACCGGCAAGTGCAGCACCTGCCACAACGAGGGCGGCGAGCTGTCCACCGTGCTGCACGCCAATGACAACCGCGCCGCGTGCGCCGGCTGCCACGCCCCGCTCGGCTTCGAGCTGGAAGGCCCCATCGTCGTGCGCGCCCACTTCATCCACGCGCGCTCGGACCGCTTCGACGCGCCCAAGGCGAAGTGCTCCAGCTGCCACCTGACGCCGGAGAGCGTGCAGCGCACCAGCAAGGCCGCCTGCCTCTCGTGCCACACGAGCTACCCCAAGTCCCACGTGGAGAAGTTCGGCCCCATCGAGAGCATGTACGTGGGCGGTGGGCGCGAGTCCTTCCAGCAGTGCACCGGCGCCTGCCACAAAACCCACCCGGGCAGCGGCCTCTAG
- a CDS encoding sensor histidine kinase, whose protein sequence is MLLPRHPTTARSAGVSLLAMTLFLATVLGVLLLAPGALPVRSDEERELRLLVLMTGFIGLAMGCAMGWTLRQTLPPEQPDNSALVQENARLRAQVQGAFELVGVAAHDLGNPLLALQLRLYRLRAHFRHEPHAQEGLASAEREARRMGLLVQDLLDLSRLSAGQLTLELEELDLTELTREVAERFADQAAAVGSSVVVHARGPVRGRWDRQRLDRVTTNLLSNALKFGQGQPIEVHVLADGGQARLAVCDHGMGIPPDAQGRIFNRFERLGQTGRPGSGLGLYIVHQLVQAHGGTIHVSSHPGHGATFTVELPHSHSWC, encoded by the coding sequence ATGTTGCTGCCGCGTCACCCGACGACCGCGCGTAGCGCAGGCGTGAGCCTGCTCGCGATGACCCTGTTCCTGGCGACCGTGCTGGGCGTGCTGCTCCTCGCACCGGGGGCGCTGCCCGTGCGGAGCGATGAGGAGCGGGAGCTGCGACTGTTGGTGTTGATGACGGGATTCATCGGGTTGGCCATGGGCTGCGCGATGGGCTGGACGCTGCGCCAGACGCTCCCCCCCGAGCAACCGGACAACTCGGCCCTGGTCCAGGAGAATGCCCGGCTGCGCGCGCAGGTGCAGGGCGCCTTCGAGCTGGTGGGCGTGGCCGCGCACGACCTGGGCAATCCCCTGCTCGCGCTCCAGCTGCGCCTGTACCGGCTGCGCGCCCATTTCCGCCATGAGCCCCACGCCCAGGAGGGGCTCGCCAGCGCCGAGCGCGAGGCCCGCCGCATGGGCCTGCTCGTGCAGGACCTGTTGGACCTCTCGCGCCTGTCCGCCGGCCAGCTCACCCTGGAGCTGGAGGAGCTGGACCTGACCGAGCTCACGCGCGAGGTGGCCGAGCGCTTCGCGGACCAGGCCGCCGCCGTCGGCAGCTCCGTCGTGGTCCACGCACGCGGCCCCGTGCGCGGCCGATGGGATCGCCAACGCCTGGACCGCGTCACCACCAACCTGCTCAGCAACGCGCTCAAGTTCGGCCAGGGCCAGCCCATCGAGGTGCACGTCCTCGCCGACGGCGGCCAGGCCCGCCTCGCCGTGTGCGATCACGGCATGGGCATCCCCCCCGACGCCCAGGGCCGCATCTTCAACCGCTTCGAGCGCCTGGGTCAGACCGGACGGCCCGGCTCCGGGCTCGGCCTCTACATCGTCCACCAGCTGGTGCAGGCCCACGGCGGCACCATCCACGTCTCCAGCCACCCCGGCCACGGCGCCACCTTCACCGTCGAGCTGCCCCACTCCCACTCCTGGTGCTGA
- a CDS encoding helicase-related protein, whose translation MSFVPGNKVRYLPQPEWGVGHLMALQDAGAKALVLFPAREGEPVLVSTKGGALVPYVLTKGEPVQTAKGRRATVVGEEEGGRGLRRYVIRYADTGEEDEMPESEVHALAPRSDLLSTLREGRVGEARAFTLRKQALVLDDERRCDALGALLASRVMVKPHQVGVVQRVLSARRPRFVLADEVGLGKTIEAGMVFSALRLSGLARRVLVVAPSHLTVQWLVELFHKFNQLFTLMDSERYAQSLKEMPAVSPWARFPLVVTSLEMLARTGEHREAVADEGAFWDLVIIDEAHHLKGEKAFEAAQGLAANSWGLLLLTATPMQLDPAEYHGLLTLIDAATAPTVKGFEQRLARQEELSAAVRGLLEGKDAAGAVKALAARFPDDPKLKSLKERDALMQHLSETYSLSDRLVRNRRAVVGGFSTRRLHRHPVKLSAQELETRDAALAALASSNLRGAPLANLLRRLESSPAAFGEALRTNKALAGVAGSLKLPSRDAKFGAFQEVLRGIWGSEPNAKVLVFTESRDTLEALRAELGREGVEALAYHGDLPMVERDRQVARFRDPEGPKVLLCTEVGGEGRNFQFAHHLVHYDLPWSPSTVEQRIGRLDRIGQNHPVEIHVFDPAGTLASDVLMLLADAVGVFGETVGGLDAVLEEVEDRLTELALLPRESRVAYAAELKERVEAARAQVKRAYDPLLDIRSFDREAVARLVTRAQERMGVEADEDEESSLEEGLWSVARDLDERLEETVTELARRVGIGVDTDEQVDAFQCAFQFGHALKVEGLPGIDINEDRTVLGTFWRDTAVEAEELEYFATGHPIVEALFGFLRDGPYGRSGARFIEKRGPMKAKGLELLYHVQLPEPEDTSPGARVPSRQLARFLERTLVHVAVVEGPTGPKADPAVLSALEAEGKPLKGDELLRVFPGFGAFVEQGVPVAQKAAEAEMAKLQARARKAIEAERDAALERMKLSLTHQGLEEKAVESQLAAEQLHYDRLLKALSGAKVVLDSACGFVINR comes from the coding sequence ATGTCCTTCGTTCCTGGCAACAAGGTCCGCTATCTCCCCCAGCCCGAGTGGGGCGTGGGTCATCTCATGGCGCTGCAGGACGCGGGCGCCAAGGCGCTCGTCCTCTTCCCGGCCCGGGAAGGGGAGCCGGTGCTGGTGTCGACCAAGGGCGGGGCCCTGGTGCCGTACGTGCTGACGAAGGGCGAGCCGGTGCAGACGGCCAAGGGCCGGCGCGCCACGGTGGTGGGCGAGGAGGAGGGCGGCCGGGGCCTGCGCCGCTACGTCATCCGCTACGCGGACACGGGCGAGGAGGACGAGATGCCCGAGTCCGAGGTGCACGCGCTCGCCCCGCGCTCGGATCTGCTCTCCACGCTGCGCGAGGGCCGGGTGGGGGAGGCGCGCGCCTTCACGCTGCGCAAGCAGGCGCTGGTGCTGGACGACGAGCGGCGCTGTGACGCGCTGGGCGCGCTGCTGGCCAGCCGGGTGATGGTGAAGCCGCACCAGGTGGGCGTGGTGCAGCGGGTGCTGAGCGCGCGCCGGCCGCGCTTCGTGCTCGCCGACGAGGTGGGCCTGGGCAAGACGATCGAAGCGGGCATGGTGTTCAGCGCCCTGCGGCTGTCGGGCCTGGCGCGGCGCGTGCTGGTGGTGGCGCCCAGCCACCTCACCGTGCAGTGGCTGGTGGAGCTCTTCCACAAGTTCAACCAGCTCTTCACGTTGATGGACTCGGAGCGCTACGCGCAGTCGCTCAAGGAGATGCCAGCGGTGTCCCCGTGGGCGCGCTTCCCGCTGGTGGTGACGAGCCTGGAGATGCTCGCGCGCACCGGGGAGCACCGCGAGGCCGTGGCCGACGAGGGCGCCTTCTGGGACCTGGTCATCATCGACGAGGCGCACCACCTCAAGGGCGAGAAGGCCTTCGAGGCCGCCCAGGGCCTGGCCGCCAACAGCTGGGGCCTGCTGCTGCTCACGGCCACGCCCATGCAGTTGGACCCCGCCGAGTACCACGGGCTGCTCACGCTCATCGACGCGGCCACGGCGCCCACGGTGAAGGGCTTCGAGCAGCGGCTGGCGCGCCAGGAGGAGCTGAGCGCGGCGGTGCGCGGGCTGCTCGAGGGCAAGGACGCGGCGGGCGCGGTGAAGGCCCTGGCCGCGCGCTTCCCGGATGATCCGAAGCTGAAGTCGTTGAAGGAGCGCGACGCGTTGATGCAGCACCTGTCGGAGACGTACAGCCTGTCCGACCGGCTGGTGCGCAACCGGCGCGCGGTGGTGGGTGGCTTCTCCACGCGCCGGCTGCACCGGCACCCGGTGAAGCTGTCCGCGCAGGAGCTCGAGACGCGGGATGCCGCCCTGGCCGCGCTCGCGTCCTCGAACCTGCGCGGCGCGCCCCTGGCCAACCTGCTGCGCCGGCTGGAGTCGAGCCCCGCGGCCTTCGGCGAGGCCCTGCGCACCAACAAGGCGCTGGCCGGCGTGGCGGGGAGCCTCAAGCTGCCCTCGCGCGACGCGAAGTTCGGCGCCTTCCAGGAGGTGCTGCGCGGTATCTGGGGCTCGGAGCCCAACGCCAAGGTGCTCGTCTTCACGGAGAGCCGGGACACCCTGGAGGCCCTGCGCGCGGAGCTGGGACGCGAGGGCGTCGAGGCGCTCGCCTACCATGGAGATCTGCCCATGGTGGAGAGGGATCGCCAGGTGGCGCGCTTCCGCGACCCCGAGGGCCCGAAGGTGCTGCTGTGCACGGAGGTGGGCGGCGAGGGCCGCAACTTCCAGTTCGCGCACCACCTGGTGCACTACGACCTGCCGTGGAGCCCGTCCACGGTGGAGCAGCGCATCGGCCGCCTGGACCGTATCGGCCAGAACCACCCGGTGGAGATCCACGTGTTCGACCCCGCGGGCACGCTGGCGTCGGACGTGCTGATGCTGCTGGCGGACGCGGTGGGCGTGTTCGGCGAGACGGTGGGCGGCCTGGACGCGGTGCTGGAGGAGGTGGAGGACCGGCTCACGGAGCTGGCGCTGCTGCCGCGCGAGTCGCGCGTGGCGTACGCCGCGGAGCTGAAGGAGCGGGTGGAGGCGGCGCGGGCGCAGGTGAAGCGCGCGTATGATCCGCTGCTGGACATCCGCTCGTTCGACCGCGAGGCGGTGGCGCGGCTGGTGACGCGGGCCCAGGAGCGGATGGGCGTGGAGGCCGACGAGGACGAGGAGTCGAGCCTCGAGGAGGGCCTGTGGAGCGTGGCGCGCGACCTGGATGAGCGGCTCGAGGAGACGGTGACGGAGCTGGCGCGCCGGGTGGGCATCGGCGTGGACACGGACGAGCAGGTGGATGCGTTCCAGTGCGCCTTCCAGTTCGGCCACGCGCTGAAGGTGGAGGGCCTGCCGGGCATCGACATCAACGAGGACCGGACGGTGCTGGGCACCTTCTGGCGCGACACGGCGGTGGAGGCCGAGGAGCTGGAGTACTTCGCGACGGGCCACCCCATCGTCGAGGCGCTGTTCGGCTTCCTGCGGGACGGCCCGTACGGGCGCAGCGGGGCGCGCTTCATCGAGAAGCGCGGGCCGATGAAGGCCAAGGGCCTGGAGCTGCTCTACCACGTGCAGCTGCCGGAGCCGGAGGACACCTCGCCGGGCGCGCGCGTGCCGAGCCGTCAGCTCGCCCGCTTCCTGGAGCGCACGCTGGTGCACGTGGCGGTGGTGGAGGGCCCCACGGGGCCGAAGGCGGACCCGGCGGTGCTGTCCGCGCTGGAGGCCGAGGGCAAGCCGCTCAAGGGCGACGAGCTGCTGCGCGTCTTCCCGGGCTTCGGTGCGTTCGTGGAGCAGGGCGTGCCGGTGGCCCAGAAGGCCGCCGAGGCGGAGATGGCGAAGCTGCAGGCGCGGGCACGCAAGGCGATTGAAGCCGAGCGTGACGCGGCGCTGGAGCGGATGAAGCTGTCGCTGACGCACCAGGGGTTGGAGGAGAAGGCGGTGGAGTCGCAGCTCGCCGCCGAGCAGCTGCATTACGATCGGCTGCTGAAGGCGCTGTCGGGCGCGAAGGTGGTGCTCGACTCGGCCTGCGGCTTCGTCATCAACCGCTGA
- a CDS encoding ABC transporter ATP-binding protein, translating into MAPRPSPNVYPRLLGYVRPYRSLLLAGLAASLVAAGATSAYAFLVGPLLRAVLTGKPVELAGLTLPGARMLGVLPLLVVAVAAVKATAGFLQGGWMQRLGQRVMADLRAFLYSRLLAQPPAFFERQHSGELLTRFTADVPLVEFAVTQALSSYVRDGLQILALLTTCLLIDAKLFLLTFVVMPLTVLPVRSFARSLKKVANRSQTSLGALTALTGEQLQALPVVQAYGGAPRALEAFEAESARYLGEMRRSLFLRGAYSPTVEVMGILGAAVAVSWGARAISGDPSLSGRLLSFIAATLLLYQPVKSLSGTLSQVLTGLVAAERLFAMADAPVPPDEGGQAGPLTQALTLEGVRATYPDGREALRGVDLTVPAGARVALVGSSGAGKTTLFSVLLGFMPPSGGTVRWDGTPLSALQQSSVRAQMAWVPQEPVLFSGSVRHNLLLARPEATDADIWEALRLAHAEDFVRALPGGLDEPVGERGARLSGGQRQRLVLARAFLRRPSVLLLDEPTSALDAQSEAAVGAGLAALMKGRTVLVIAHRLSTVRDADLIVVLEAGRVVEAGTHAELSARGGRYAQLLGAGAVAA; encoded by the coding sequence GTGGCCCCTCGACCATCCCCGAACGTCTATCCCCGCCTGCTGGGCTATGTCCGCCCCTACCGGAGCCTGTTGCTGGCCGGCCTGGCGGCCTCGCTCGTCGCCGCTGGCGCCACGTCCGCCTACGCCTTCCTGGTGGGTCCGCTGCTGCGCGCCGTCCTCACGGGGAAGCCGGTGGAGCTCGCCGGCCTCACGCTGCCCGGAGCGCGCATGCTCGGCGTGCTGCCGCTGCTCGTGGTGGCGGTGGCGGCGGTGAAGGCGACGGCGGGCTTCCTCCAGGGCGGGTGGATGCAGCGGCTGGGGCAGCGGGTGATGGCGGACCTGCGGGCCTTCCTGTACTCGCGGCTGCTCGCCCAGCCCCCCGCGTTCTTCGAGCGGCAGCACTCGGGCGAGCTGCTCACCCGCTTCACCGCGGACGTGCCCCTGGTGGAGTTCGCGGTGACGCAGGCGCTGTCCTCGTACGTGAGGGACGGGCTTCAAATCCTCGCGCTGCTCACCACCTGCCTGCTCATCGACGCGAAGCTCTTCCTGCTCACCTTCGTGGTGATGCCGCTCACGGTGCTGCCGGTGCGCAGCTTCGCGCGCTCGCTGAAGAAGGTGGCCAACCGCTCGCAGACGAGCCTGGGTGCCCTCACCGCGCTCACCGGGGAGCAGCTGCAGGCGCTGCCCGTGGTGCAGGCCTACGGGGGCGCGCCCCGGGCGCTGGAGGCCTTCGAGGCCGAGTCGGCGCGCTACCTCGGGGAGATGCGCCGCTCGCTCTTCCTGCGCGGCGCCTACAGCCCCACGGTGGAGGTGATGGGGATTCTGGGCGCGGCGGTGGCGGTGTCCTGGGGCGCTCGCGCCATCTCGGGAGACCCATCGCTCTCCGGACGGCTGCTGTCCTTCATCGCCGCGACGCTGCTGCTCTACCAGCCGGTGAAGTCGCTCAGCGGCACGCTCTCGCAGGTGCTCACCGGGCTGGTCGCCGCCGAGCGCCTCTTCGCCATGGCGGACGCGCCGGTGCCACCGGACGAGGGCGGGCAGGCCGGGCCCCTCACCCAGGCGCTGACGCTCGAGGGCGTGCGCGCCACGTACCCCGACGGCCGCGAGGCGCTGCGCGGCGTGGACCTCACGGTGCCCGCGGGCGCGAGGGTGGCGCTCGTGGGCTCCTCGGGCGCGGGCAAGACGACGCTCTTCTCCGTGCTGCTGGGCTTCATGCCCCCGAGCGGCGGCACGGTGCGCTGGGACGGCACGCCGCTGTCCGCGCTCCAGCAGTCCAGCGTGCGCGCACAGATGGCGTGGGTGCCGCAGGAGCCGGTGCTCTTCTCGGGCAGCGTGCGGCACAACCTGCTGCTGGCCCGGCCCGAGGCCACCGACGCGGACATCTGGGAGGCCCTGCGGCTGGCCCACGCCGAGGACTTCGTGCGCGCCCTGCCCGGCGGACTCGACGAGCCGGTGGGCGAGCGCGGCGCGCGTCTGTCCGGCGGACAGCGGCAGCGCCTCGTGCTCGCCAGGGCCTTCCTGCGCCGCCCCTCGGTGTTGTTGCTGGACGAGCCCACCAGCGCATTGGATGCCCAGAGCGAGGCCGCGGTGGGCGCGGGCCTGGCGGCGCTGATGAAGGGACGCACGGTGCTCGTCATCGCCCACCGGCTCTCCACCGTGCGCGACGCGGACCTCATCGTCGTCCTGGAAGCCGGCCGGGTGGTGGAGGCGGGCACCCACGCGGAGCTCTCCGCCCGCGGGGGCCGTTACGCCCAGCTCCTCGGCGCGGGCGCCGTCGCCGCCTGA
- the dnaJ gene encoding molecular chaperone DnaJ, protein MPAAAGQKRDYYEVLGVQKSVSAQELKSAFRKVALQYHPDRNPGNKDAEEKFKEASEAYEVLSDPERRARYDRFGHAGVGGAAGGDPFGGGFQGVNINDIFGEIFGDIFGGRGGGRGRVSNRGSDLRFNLEISFEEAAFGCRPKVPIPRPKKCDTCSGTGSKSASAPKPCGTCGGSGELRFTQGFFAVSRPCTDCGGTGAVVPDPCNKCRGSGKVPSEEVIEVNIPPGVDNGTRVRLTGLGEPGDRGGPPGDLYVTVIVREHPLFQREDYDVFCEVPISFTQAALGAKIDVPTLDGKVKMTVPEGTQSGKVFRLKGKGIPHLHSGQRGDQHVRVIVETPTGLSSKQRELLEKFAELSGEDAHPQSKNFFDKVRELFG, encoded by the coding sequence ATGCCAGCGGCTGCGGGCCAGAAGCGCGACTACTACGAGGTACTGGGCGTCCAGAAGAGCGTCTCGGCGCAGGAGCTGAAGAGCGCCTTCCGCAAGGTGGCCCTGCAGTACCACCCGGACCGGAACCCCGGGAACAAGGACGCCGAGGAGAAGTTCAAGGAAGCCTCCGAGGCCTATGAGGTGCTGAGCGACCCCGAGCGCCGGGCGCGGTACGACCGCTTCGGCCATGCGGGAGTGGGCGGCGCCGCGGGTGGAGATCCGTTCGGCGGCGGGTTCCAGGGCGTCAACATCAACGACATCTTCGGGGAGATCTTCGGAGACATCTTCGGTGGGCGGGGAGGCGGCCGGGGCCGGGTGAGCAACCGGGGCTCGGACCTGCGCTTCAACCTGGAGATTTCCTTCGAGGAGGCGGCGTTCGGCTGCCGTCCGAAGGTGCCGATTCCGCGCCCGAAGAAGTGCGACACGTGCAGTGGCACGGGAAGCAAGAGCGCGTCGGCGCCGAAGCCGTGCGGCACGTGCGGCGGCTCGGGCGAGCTGCGCTTCACGCAGGGCTTCTTCGCGGTGTCGAGGCCGTGCACGGACTGCGGCGGTACGGGCGCGGTGGTGCCGGATCCGTGCAACAAGTGCCGGGGCTCGGGGAAGGTGCCGAGCGAGGAAGTCATCGAGGTGAACATCCCGCCGGGCGTGGACAACGGCACGCGGGTGAGGCTGACGGGCCTGGGCGAGCCGGGAGACCGGGGAGGGCCTCCGGGCGACCTGTACGTGACGGTCATCGTGCGAGAGCACCCGCTCTTCCAGCGCGAGGACTACGACGTCTTCTGCGAGGTGCCCATCTCGTTCACCCAGGCGGCGTTGGGGGCGAAGATCGACGTACCCACGCTGGACGGGAAGGTGAAGATGACGGTGCCCGAGGGCACGCAGTCGGGGAAGGTGTTCCGGCTGAAGGGCAAGGGCATTCCGCACCTGCACAGCGGGCAGCGAGGAGACCAGCACGTGCGCGTCATCGTGGAGACGCCGACGGGGCTGAGCTCGAAGCAGCGGGAGCTGCTCGAGAAGTTCGCCGAGCTGAGCGGAGAGGATGCGCATCCACAGTCGAAGAACTTCTTCGACAAGGTGCGAGAGCTCTTCGGCTGA